Genomic window (Nitrospiria bacterium):
ATTTGTTTAACTATTTGTTTTAATTAAAAATTATTTGACTGAGCTTCTTTTTTCATTTTAAAAATGAATGAGGGATGGAATTGGAATTGCCCTTTAGGGAACTGTTTTTCCTTTTAGTGGGTTGAGAGACTCAAGGGAACGTTTTTATTGACAGGAGGGGTTAAGGAGGTTATTCTTTTGCCCAATAGATTTGATATTATTTTTTTTTGATTGGTAAACTCCTTATTTTTTAAGGGAAAATAAGTTTTTGTTTTTGGTCTGTGTCAGAGAAAGAGCCTATGAAACCAAGGAGTAAATCATTTCTGTTTTTTTTTATGGTTTGGCCCAGGGGCCCTGCCCAAAAAGGTTTTATTTCCTCTAAAATTTCCCGTCCCCTAGGTAAAAGAGAGTCTTTTTCCTTTTTAAAAAGAATGAAACGGAATCGTGGTTCCATTCAAGGTCTAAATGGATTTAAAATCGGCAACTTTATGGATTCGAGGCTTTGCCTCTGGTTGATTTCGTCCTCTCTTCTATGAACACCTTAAATCAAGCAGAAACCTCCCGTCGATCGTTTTTCCACCGTGTACAAGCAGTTCGCCTCCTTCCCGGACAAATTGTTGCCATTGCCGGTTTGTTTCTGATTTTATTAGGGGCTGGGTTGCTGATGCTTCCTATCTCTACCCCACCTGATGTTCATATGGGCTTCTTGGATGCTTTTTTTACCGCAACCTCCGCCGTGTGTGTTACAGGCCTTATTGTAATGGATACCCCCCATGATTTTACTATGTTTGGACAAATGGTTGTTCTGCTTTTGGTGCAAATTGGAGGTTTGGGTTATGCCCTGATGGCAACGCTGATATTGGTTGTACTCGGGCGCCGCTTGGGTCTCCGAGATCGGATGATGTTGGCTGAAACCTTTAGCAGCATTGATTTGGAGGGGGGAATCCGTTTTGTCAAATGGGTTGCATTCCTTACCTTTGGCCTTGAGGGGTTAGGGATGCTTTACTTAACGTTTCGTTTTTCCCAGGACATGGCTTTTGGTCAGGCCGTGTATTACGGCCTTTTTCATTCTGTGTCTGCCTTTAATAATGCGGGTTTTTCTTTATTTTCCACAAGCCTGATTCCCTTTCAATCCGATGTGGGCATCAATCTGGTGGTGACCACGTTGATTATTTTAGGAAGTCTCGGGTTTATGGTCTTGCGGGATGTGATTGATAATGTAAAAGGGAAACAACTTCGTTTTCAATCTCACACCAAAGTTGTTTTGGTCATGACAGCCATCATCCTTACCCTGGGAACCTTGGGGATTGCTGCTTTGGAATGGGAAAATTCTGAAACCTTTCAAACCATGGGTTATGGTGAGCGCCTTGGAGCGTCTTACTTCCAGTCGGTTTCACGAACCGCGGGGTTTACCACCA
Coding sequences:
- a CDS encoding TrkH family potassium uptake protein, yielding MNTLNQAETSRRSFFHRVQAVRLLPGQIVAIAGLFLILLGAGLLMLPISTPPDVHMGFLDAFFTATSAVCVTGLIVMDTPHDFTMFGQMVVLLLVQIGGLGYALMATLILVVLGRRLGLRDRMMLAETFSSIDLEGGIRFVKWVAFLTFGLEGLGMLYLTFRFSQDMAFGQAVYYGLFHSVSAFNNAGFSLFSTSLIPFQSDVGINLVVTTLIILGSLGFMVLRDVIDNVKGKQLRFQSHTKVVLVMTAIILTLGTLGIAALEWENSETFQTMGYGERLGASYFQSVSRTAGFTTIDIGQMSDATLYFLILLMAIGGSPGSMSGGIKTTTFAIVCLTVWSVLKRRNDVELFQRRLSSDLVIKAFCLSFLAFTMIVLFTLMLAYTEDHPFLAIMFEVTSAMGIVGLSLGDGLGHSLSAALTDFGKMIIIVSMLLGRFGPLMIGLFAMKNPGHSLYRYPQSRIVIG